In Pseudorca crassidens isolate mPseCra1 chromosome 13, mPseCra1.hap1, whole genome shotgun sequence, the following proteins share a genomic window:
- the ELOVL4 gene encoding very long chain fatty acid elongase 4 isoform X3 encodes MILRYKSDKRVENWPLMQSPLPTLCISTLYLLFVWLGPKWMKDREPFQMRLALIIYNFGMVLLNLFIFRELFMGSYNAGYSYICQSVDYSDNVHEVRIAAALWWYFISKGIEYLDTVFFILRKKNNQVSFLHVYHHCTMFTLWWIGIKWVAGGQAFFGAQMNSFIHVIMYLYYGLTAFGPWIQKYLWWKRYLTMLQLIQFHVTIGHTALSLYTDCPFPKWMHWALIAYAVSFICLFLNFYVRTYKEPKQAKTGKTAANGISANGVNKSENHLVVEDGRKQKNGKAKGE; translated from the exons ATGATTTTAAGATATAAATCAG ATAAACGCGTGGAAAATTGGCCTCTGATGCAGTCCCCGTTGCCTACGCTTTGTATAAGTACCCTTTACCTCCTGTTCGTGTGGCTGGGTCCAAAATGGATGAAGGACCGAGAACCTTTCCAGATGCGTTTAGCGCTCATTATCTATAATTTCGGGATGGTTTTGCTTAACCTTTTTATCTTTAGAGAG CTATTCATGGGATCATATAATGCAGGATATAGCTATATTTGCCAGAGTGTGGATTATTCGGATAACGTTCACGAAGTCAGG ATAGCTGCTGCTCTGTGGTGGTACTTTATTTCTAAAGGAATTGAGTATTTGGACACAGTGTTTTTTatcctgaggaagaaaaacaaccaaGTCTCCTTCCTTCACGTATATCATCACTGTACAATGTTTACATTGTGGTGGATTGGAATTAAGTGGGTCGCAGGGGGACAGG CATTTTTCGGAGCCCAGATGAATTCCTTCATCCATGTGATTATGTACTTATACTACGGGTTAACCGCCTTTGGCCCATGGATTCAGAAGTATCTTTGGTGGAAACGATACCTGACCATGCTGCAGCTG attcagtTCCACGTGACCATTGGGCACACAGCGCTGTCCCTTTACACCGACTGCCCCTTCCCCAAATGGATGCACTGGGCTCTCATTGCCTATGCAGTCAGCTTCATATGTCTCTTCCTTAACTTCTATGTTCGGACGTACAAAGAGCCTAAGCAAGCCAAAACTGGAAAAACAGCTGCGAATGGTATTTCAGCAAACGGTGTGAACAAATCAGAAAACCACCTAGTGGTAGAAGatggaagaaagcagaaaaatggaaaggCCAAAGGAGAGTAA
- the ELOVL4 gene encoding very long chain fatty acid elongase 4 isoform X2: MLYALSLYSDVCQLFLNKTGKKPKEKNKRVENWPLMQSPLPTLCISTLYLLFVWLGPKWMKDREPFQMRLALIIYNFGMVLLNLFIFRELFMGSYNAGYSYICQSVDYSDNVHEVRIAAALWWYFISKGIEYLDTVFFILRKKNNQVSFLHVYHHCTMFTLWWIGIKWVAGGQAFFGAQMNSFIHVIMYLYYGLTAFGPWIQKYLWWKRYLTMLQLIQFHVTIGHTALSLYTDCPFPKWMHWALIAYAVSFICLFLNFYVRTYKEPKQAKTGKTAANGISANGVNKSENHLVVEDGRKQKNGKAKGE; the protein is encoded by the exons ATGCTCTACGCCTTAagcttatacagtgatgtatgtcagttgtttctcaataaaactggaaaaaagccaaaagaaaaaa ATAAACGCGTGGAAAATTGGCCTCTGATGCAGTCCCCGTTGCCTACGCTTTGTATAAGTACCCTTTACCTCCTGTTCGTGTGGCTGGGTCCAAAATGGATGAAGGACCGAGAACCTTTCCAGATGCGTTTAGCGCTCATTATCTATAATTTCGGGATGGTTTTGCTTAACCTTTTTATCTTTAGAGAG CTATTCATGGGATCATATAATGCAGGATATAGCTATATTTGCCAGAGTGTGGATTATTCGGATAACGTTCACGAAGTCAGG ATAGCTGCTGCTCTGTGGTGGTACTTTATTTCTAAAGGAATTGAGTATTTGGACACAGTGTTTTTTatcctgaggaagaaaaacaaccaaGTCTCCTTCCTTCACGTATATCATCACTGTACAATGTTTACATTGTGGTGGATTGGAATTAAGTGGGTCGCAGGGGGACAGG CATTTTTCGGAGCCCAGATGAATTCCTTCATCCATGTGATTATGTACTTATACTACGGGTTAACCGCCTTTGGCCCATGGATTCAGAAGTATCTTTGGTGGAAACGATACCTGACCATGCTGCAGCTG attcagtTCCACGTGACCATTGGGCACACAGCGCTGTCCCTTTACACCGACTGCCCCTTCCCCAAATGGATGCACTGGGCTCTCATTGCCTATGCAGTCAGCTTCATATGTCTCTTCCTTAACTTCTATGTTCGGACGTACAAAGAGCCTAAGCAAGCCAAAACTGGAAAAACAGCTGCGAATGGTATTTCAGCAAACGGTGTGAACAAATCAGAAAACCACCTAGTGGTAGAAGatggaagaaagcagaaaaatggaaaggCCAAAGGAGAGTAA